The genome window GAATTGGCGTTAAATTATTATAGTTAATGTAAAGTATCGCTATCTTTTGATCATAGTTAAAATAAATTTTCCATGCTTTTTTTCTAAAACCGTTATTAAGCTGTACTGTTATGCTATCACTTCCCGAAATAATCGAAGCCTGTGTAACGATAAAGCCATCATTATCATATACAAAACCTGTACCGATCTTTTCAATTACTACATTATTTTTCCTATGATAGGCGTGTATACTCACAACTGAATTAGAAATCTTTTTTAAGATATTTTCCGTAACAATTTGGCTGTTAGTATCTAATGTCCCTGCTGCAAGCGTATTTGCTAAAAAATAGATCAGAAATATATTTGCTTTTCTTATCATTTAAAAACTTACCGGAGTTAATCGTACTCTTATTTGATCTGTATTTTTTAATGATTTCAAACTATCTGATAAATTTTTATCAAGATTTTTTATTTTGCTATTATTTGCTGCGCTACTCTCCTCTACTCCATATTGATCAATAACATACTGCACATTAGACCCGTTTGTTATTTTTTTCTGTTCTTGTATTAATTTTTCTGTAGATGCAATATTTTTACCGCTATTAAATAAATTAATATCATTTATGGAAAGCCAGCCTATCACAATAAACAATAAACCGGTTGCAAAAGCAGGTACAAGAAACTTTGTTTTGATAGAAGGCTGTTTTTGCCTTGCGAGTTCTCTTCTAAGCCGTTCTCTTAAAAGTATATTAAAGTTCTCGGAAACACCGGGCCTTGGCAATTCATTTAATATCTGCTTCATTTTTTTTACGCGATTTGAGAAAGCCAAACAATCCTCACAAACTTTAAAATGATTATTAAGCCTTATTTTATCATCTTCACTGATAATGTCATCATAAAAATCATAGATTAACTTTTGATATTCACGACACTGATTCAAGGCAATTCTCCTTTATTCCATTAAAAACCTTAGTTTGTTTTGCAGCCGGCTTCTTCCGCGATTTACACGTGATTTGACTGTACCTATTGGTATCTTAAGAATATCACTTATTTCCTCATAAGAAAGCTGTTCAATGTCTCTCAAAATAACAACTTCTTTAAATCTTGCAGGCAGTTTATCAATCTCGCCTTTTATGAATTTCATTTCCATATTGTTTTCTACAATTTTATCCGGCTGACTTAAAGAGTCCGGTATTTCAAAATCTTTGTCTTCATACCCGATCTTTGATAAAGAAAGTACGCGTTTACGTTTTCTTTTTCTCAATTCGGTTTTAGCGAGATTACTGGCAATTGTATATATCCATGTAGAGAACTTTGCTACTTTACGGTACATTTCCTTTTTTTTGTACAAACGAATAAACGTTTCCTGTACAACATCTTCTGCATCAAGCCTGTTACCCAAATAATAGTAAATAAAATTAGTTAAGGGCTCTTTATATCGCTGTACAATTAATTCGAATGCATATAACTCCCCATTCTGGAATCGTTCAATCAGCTCTTCATCATCAGGTCTGATTTGATTAGCCCTTTCTTCTTTCCCATTTTCCTTTTTATCTAACAATTGTTCTCCTGAAAAGTTCCGTAAAATATTATTTTTTTAAAGCGGGACATCTTCTCCTCTTATAATTCCATTAATTGCGAGGATAATTATAGTCTGTTTATCGTATCTACCGGTTTTTAAAGCTATATCAGCTTTTAAAAGAGTATCTATTATTTTAATGAGGTTGTTTTTTGTAAATGATGATGCCTGCACAAAACACCTTTTCATTAAAAACGGCCACATGGGAATAGATTTGCTTATCGTTTGGTTATTGGCTCCTTTTTCTTTTAAGGAACGAATCTTTAAAAGTACAAACGCCCTCTCACTTAGATTTGCAATTAAACCGACAGCCGAAGAATTGTTATTTTTAATGATATGATTAAAAATTTCAATAGATTTATCAATTTTTTTATTAAAAACCGATTCTGTTAATTCCCACACATTGTAATTTCTTGAATGCCCTACAACTCCGGCAATTTCGTTAACGCCAATCTTTTCCAGGTTCCCGGTAAACAGTAAAATCTTTTCAATTTCGTTTGATAAAGCCCATTG of bacterium contains these proteins:
- a CDS encoding zf-HC2 domain-containing protein, producing the protein MNQCREYQKLIYDFYDDIISEDDKIRLNNHFKVCEDCLAFSNRVKKMKQILNELPRPGVSENFNILLRERLRRELARQKQPSIKTKFLVPAFATGLLFIVIGWLSINDINLFNSGKNIASTEKLIQEQKKITNGSNVQYVIDQYGVEESSAANNSKIKNLDKNLSDSLKSLKNTDQIRVRLTPVSF
- a CDS encoding sigma-70 family RNA polymerase sigma factor, encoding MRPDDEELIERFQNGELYAFELIVQRYKEPLTNFIYYYLGNRLDAEDVVQETFIRLYKKKEMYRKVAKFSTWIYTIASNLAKTELRKRKRKRVLSLSKIGYEDKDFEIPDSLSQPDKIVENNMEMKFIKGEIDKLPARFKEVVILRDIEQLSYEEISDILKIPIGTVKSRVNRGRSRLQNKLRFLME